A genomic region of Eucalyptus grandis isolate ANBG69807.140 chromosome 5, ASM1654582v1, whole genome shotgun sequence contains the following coding sequences:
- the LOC104443655 gene encoding uncharacterized protein LOC104443655: protein METIAHFSHQHLLTTCEIGEHKEVNCAACEKHCSNQSYCCKECKFFLHKSCAELSRELKHYLHPDNLTLCDTAKLGYRYCDFCLKRFRGFTYRCQKCNFDLDIECALKSTNGSKVKKQIQHFSHGDPLILVEVIDEDKERWCRACERRCTTNTYYCGSCQFFIHKPCAELQQELHHPAHLHTLKLCPVEDDAGLWCDFCGEIFHGFVYQCNDCQFHLDVICALELPPSEPGGQTEIKHFGHRHPLTLCMRNDEDEILKCRACDESCLGPAYGCERCEYFLHESCAKLPLEREHLYHEQHPLKLRVAMYRYCDLCGKRIEGYMYSCEQCNFDLDVSCAQMPPTRPGRIVTRTRNKVEDIKGRHFCHEHGLTGSEKSEEDRVLCSGCEKHCSGLTYACDECKFYLHEACYQLPRQYNHFSHPLHKLILQNSHSGVYCRACEKKCRGFTFSCRECNFHLDVVCAMMAEKVIHPGGRYIPHFSHGHPLKLIDKELNTKCLACNKQRLDSGLIYGCKKCRVWLHKSCAELPQKIEHFFHKDCPGHLSLVARPTLEPMLKKAKCRACHKECQGFRFLCELCGFELDVECALMPSIIPEGTQTKCFSGHGHPLQLRQINGDATVRWCSVCENRCVGATYECSLCEFFVHESCTELTSVIFQPSHPFHPKHKLELRIKDRFTCKACLKESSGFTYDCHTCPFFSLHVGCANLKPKIQFDAHEHYLCFFDSLYAKVKCNGCRGETVPCSGKKNKGERESKEEVVRCVHCDYNRHLLCGPLPCKIKSENHKHDIQLEDKFLEDNSGIYYCDACERKRHPEESVYRCTQARCPYVAHFDCMKSEVTCLLKGEQKDVELRTLGTRISGKLMSEDQEITEFEPHGSTDVRREMGTKVVPPLENLLDDFLEEEQMKFPGAFHILTEEMCGLGLKSFWEPLKAEDGIPKASPFSHQAFSQFRNMLEPETENSHFSMTFFENEVLVDVEEFMVVQSLAPVLKSLLEKHGDISAGSRLSSNLKNLIFTMLCGAIRSMSSTKVDHPFFETLFYNWWNHVTMAKHAGFKTQFFLGHLDKILRARFAFQADKVQEEKLKELDGQAEKCQASLKEWTVKAAELTDACRQYRESAESSLVKVLSIEAKRFEGNTVASALL from the exons ATGGAGACCATTGCACATTTCAGCCACCAACACCTGCTGACAACATGTGAGATCGGGGAGCATAAAGAAGTTAACTGCGCGGCATGCGAGAAGCACTGCTCCAATCAATCTTACTGTTGCAAAGAATGTAAATTTTTTCTCCATAAATCCTGTGCTGAGCTCTCGAGAGAGCTCAAACACTATTTACATCCTGACAATTTGACCCTCTGTGATACGGCAAAGTTGGGCTACCGCTACTGTGATTTCTGTTTGAAGAGATTCCGTGGCTTCACCTACCGATGTCAGAAATGTAACTTTGATCTCGATATTGAATGCGCTCTGAAGTCCACCAATGGTTCCAAAGTCAAGAAGCAAATTCAGCACTTCAGCCATGGCGACCCCTTAATATTGGTGGAGGTGATTGATGAGGATAAAGAACGATGGTGCAGAGCTTGCGAAAGACGCTGCACAACCAACACGTATTACTGTGGCTCATGTCAATTTTTTATCCACAAGCCATGTGCGGAGTTGCAGCAAGAGCTCCATCACCCAGCACATTTGCATACCCTAAAGCTTTGCCCTGTAGAAGATGATGCAGGATTATGGTGTGATTTCTGCGGAGAAATTTTCCATGGCTTTGTGTACCAGTGTAATGATTGTCAGTTTCACCTGGATGTGATATGTGCACTAGAACTACCTCCCAGTGAACCTGGGGGTCAGACGGAGATAAAGCATTTTGGACACAGGCACCCGTTGACTCTCTGcatgagaaatgatgaagatgaaatcCTCAAATGCAGAGCATGTGATGAGAGCTGCTTAGGTCCAGCCTATGGTTGTGAGCGCTGTGAGTATTTTCTCCATGAGTCATGTGCAAAGTTACCGTTGGAGCGGGAACACCTCTATCACGAACAGCATCCCTTGAAGCTTCGGGTTGCAATGTACCGCTACTGCGATCTCTGTGGAAAGAGAATTGAGGGCTACATGTACAGCTGTGAGCAATGCAACTTTGACCTGGACGTTTCATGTGCTCAAATGCCCCCCACCAGACCTGGAAGAATAGTGACACGTACAAGGAATAAAGTTGAAGATATAAAAGGGCGACATTTCTGTCATGAGCATGGGTTGACAGGAAGCGAGAAGAGCGAAGAGGATAGAGTTCTTTGCAGCGGATGCGAGAAACATTGCTCCGGTCTCACATATGCGTGTGATGAGTGCAAGTTTTATCTCCATGAAGCGTGCTATCAGTTACCCAGACAGTACAATCACTTTTCCCATCCGCTCCATAAGCTCATCCTCCAGAATAGCCATTCGGGGGTTTACTGTAGAGCCTGTGAAAAAAAGTGCCGTGGCTTTACTTTCTCTTGCAGGGAATGCAATTTCCATCTGGATGTTGTGTGCGCTATGATGGCTGAAAAAGTAATTCACCCTGGCGGTCGCTATATTCCACACTTCAGTCATGGGCATCCCTTAAAACTCATTGATAAGGAGTTGAACACGAAGTGTTTAGCTTGCAATAAACAGCGCTTGGACTCAGGCCTGATATATGGTTGCAAGAAGTGCAGGGTGTGGCTCCATAAGTCATGCGCTGAATTGCCGCAGAAGATTGAACATTTCTTTCATAAAGATTGCCCGGGTCATCTCAGCTTGGTAGCTCGACCCACCCTGGAGCCCATGCTGAAAAAGGCAAAGTGCCGGGCCTGTCACAAAGAATGCCAGGGGTTTAGATTCCTCTGTGAGCTCTGTGGATTCGAGTTGGACGTAGAATGCGCTTTAATGCCCTCTATCATTCCTGAAGGTACACAGACAAAATGTTTTTCTGGCCATGGGCACCCTCTACAGCTACGTCAAATCAATGGAGATGCTACAGTTCGCTGGTGCTCTGTATGCGAGAATCGTTGTGTCGGTGCAACTTATGAGTGCAGTCTATGCGAGTTCTTCGTCCATGAATCCTGCACAGAACTGACCTCAGTAATCTTTCAACCCTCTCACCCTTTTCATCCTAAACACAAGTTGGAGCTGCGCATCAAAGACAGATTCACGTGTAAAGCCTGTCTCAAAGAAAGTTCTGGCTTCACTTATGATTGCCATACATGCCCCTTCTTCAGCCTCCATGTTGGCTGTGCAAATCTAAAGCCCAAAATACAATTCGATGCTCATGAGCACTACCTTTGTTTCTTTGACAGTTTATATGCCAAAGTAAAGTGCAACGGCTGCAGAGGAGAAACAGTCCCGTGTTCGGGCAAGAAAAACAAAGGGGAAAGGGAAAGCAAAGAGGAAGTAGTTCGCTGCGTTCATTGTGATTACAATCGGCATCTTTTATGTGGTCCATTACCATGTAAAATCAAATCTGAGAACCACAAACATGACATCCAACTCGAGGATAAGTTTCTTGAAGACAATTCGGGCATATACTATTGCGATGCTTGTGAGAGAAAAAGGCATCCAGAAGAGAGCGTCTACAGATGTACACAAGCACGATGCCCATATGTTGCTCATTTTGATTGCATGAAATCTGAG GTCACATGTTTATTGAAGGGTGAGCAGAAAGATGTAGAGTTAAGAACCCTCGGCACACGCATTTCTGGTAAACTAATGAGTGAAGACCAGGAGATAACCGAGTTCGAACCTCATGGTTCAACCGATGTTAGAAGGGAAATGGGCACCAAAGTTGTACCCCCATTAGAGAATTTACtggatgatttccttgaagaggAGCAAATGAAATTCCCAGGTGCTTTTCATATCTTGACGGAGGAAATGTGTGGGTTAGGACTTAAATCTTTCTGGGAGCCGCTGAAAGCTGAGGACGGCATTCCAAAAGCTTCCCCATTTTCTCATCAAGCTTTCTCCCAGTTCAGGAACATGCTAGAGCCTGAGACAGAGAACTCACATTTCTCGATGACATTTTTTGAAAACGAAGTGCTTGTTGACGTTGAGGAATTCATGGTCGTCCAGAGCCTAGCCCCAGTCCTAAAAAGTTTGCTGGAGAAGCACGGAGATATAAGCGCAGGGTCTCGGTTGAGTTCGAATTTAAAGAACCTGATCTTCACTATGCTGTGTGGGGCAATAAGGAGCATGTCCAGCACAAAAGTTGACCATCCCTTCTTTGAGACCTTGTTCTATAATTGGTGGAACCATGTTACAATGGCCAAGCACGCCGGGTTCAAGACCCAGTTCTTCTTGGGTCATTTGGACAAAATCTTGCGAGCTCGCTTTGCTTTCCAAGCAGACAAAGTTCAGGAAGAAAAGCTGAAAGAGTTGGATGGTCAAGCGGAAAAATGTCAGGCATCCTTGAAGGAATGGACAGTGAAAGCAGCAGAACTGACCGATGCATGCAGGCAGTATCGCGAATCTGCAGAATCAAGTTTAGTAAAGGTGCTGTCGATTGAGGCAAAGAGATTTGAGGGTAACACGGTCGCCTCTGCTCTGTTATGA